The stretch of DNA CGCTCGAGGGCCACCATCGCGCCGGCGGCAGCGGAGGTCAGCGCGGCGCCGTACAGCGCGATCGAGATCAGGATGTACGCCGCGACGTTGCCGCTCCCGGCCCGCTCCTGCCACCCGGACTGGGCGCCGAAGATGAGGATCATCAGGGTCGGCAGCAGCAGGCTGAAGACGACCGTACGCCGGTTGCGCAGCACCCGGCGCAGCTCGATCCCGAGCAGGGTCAGGCTGAAGCCGCCCCGCCGTGGAACGCGGCGCGCCTCGATGTCGAAGGAAGTCGTCGTGCTCACTGGTCGCCTCCGGTCAGGCTGAGGAACGCGTCCTCGAGGTTCTTGCTGGTGATCTCCAGGTCGCGCGCACCCGTCTCGGTGAGCAGGTAGCGCGCCACGGCGTCGCTGTCCTTGGCGTGCACGACGACCTGGTCGCCGCGCACGTCGATCCGGTCCACGCCACCGAGGGCGCGCAGGCTCTGCTCGACGGCGCCGTCCAGGCCCGGCACGGTGGCACGCACGGTCCGGCCGGCGGCCAGGGCGCGGATCTCCGAGCCGGTCCCGTCGGCGACCTTGCGGCCCTTGCTGATCAGCACGATGCGGTCGGCGTACTGGTCGGCCTCCTCCAGGTAGTGCGTCGCGAACAGCACCGTCCGACCCTGGTCCGCGTCCTTGCGGATCGCGTTCCAGAAGGTGCGTCGGCCCTCGACGTCCATCCCTGTCGTCGGCTCGTCGAGGAGCAGCAGGGCAGGATCGGGCAGCAGCGCCATCGCGAACCGCAGCCGCTGCTGCTCACCACCGGAGCACTTGCCCACCTTGCGGTCGGCGATCGCGCTGATCCCGGCGTTGGCCAGCGCCTCGTCGACCGGCAGGGTGTCGGCGAACAGGCTCGCGGTGTAGGTGACGGTCTCGCGGACCGTCAGGTCCTTGAGCAGGCCGCCGGTCTGCATCACCGCGCTGACCAGGCCGCGCGCGATGGCGTCGCGCGGCTTGAGCCCGAGCACGCTCGCGGTGCCGCTGGTCGGCTGGGAGAGCCCGAGGATCATGTCGATGGTCGTCGTCTTGCCGGCGCCGTTGGGACCCAGGAAAGCGACCACCTCGCCCGGCTGGAGCTCGAGGTCGATCCCGTTCACGGCCCGCACCTGGCCGAACGTCTTGGTGACGCCGACGAGGCGCACCGCAGGAACTGTCATGGCTTCAGTCTGGTGAAGGCGACCGCTCGCCGCTTCTGCCGAGACTCACGGGGTCGGGATGACAGATGTCAGGAAGCCTCCTGCCGAAACGTCACATCGTGGCGGTCGACAGGTCACGAAGTGCTGGTCGAGTGGGCACCGCGTGACCATCGCCACAGCGCCTCCGGCGTCGGTCCACACCTAGGCTGGACGCGGTCCGTGGACTCCATTCGGGAGCCGCGAGATGACGAGGAAGGCAGTCCCATGTCGAGCACGAGTGCAGAAGAACCCGCCCCGTACGGCGGCGGCGGCCCGACCGCGCCGGCGGTGCGCAAGGTCCGGACCCACCACCTGCGCCAGATGAAGGAGCGCGGCGAGAAGGTCACCATGCTGACCTCCTACGACATGTACACCGCCCGGATCTTCGACGAGGCGGGCATCGACGTGCTCCTCGTCGGCGACAGCGCCTCCAACAACGTCTTCGGCAACGACACGTCGCTGCCCGTCACCGTCGACGAGCTGCTCCCGCTCACCCGCGCCGTCGCCCGCTCCACCACCCGCGCGATGGTGCTGGGCGACCTCCCGTTCGGCTCCTACCAGGCCTCACCCGAGCAGGCCTACCTGACCGCTGTCCGGTTCATGAAGGAGGGTCTGGCACACGCGGTCAAGCTCGAGGGCGGCGTGGAGATGGCACCCACGATCAAGAAGCTGGTCGACGGCGGGATCCCGGTCTG from Nocardioides sp. BP30 encodes:
- the panB gene encoding 3-methyl-2-oxobutanoate hydroxymethyltransferase, producing MSSTSAEEPAPYGGGGPTAPAVRKVRTHHLRQMKERGEKVTMLTSYDMYTARIFDEAGIDVLLVGDSASNNVFGNDTSLPVTVDELLPLTRAVARSTTRAMVLGDLPFGSYQASPEQAYLTAVRFMKEGLAHAVKLEGGVEMAPTIKKLVDGGIPVCAHIGFTPQSEHALGGYRVQGRGTAADRVVEDARAVAEAGAFAVVMEMVPGDVAARISAELDIVTIGIGAGSGCDGQVLVWTDAMGIRGPQDGRLPRFVKAFADVRTQLLEGARQYAAEVRSGEFPGAEHTF
- a CDS encoding ABC transporter ATP-binding protein — translated: MTVPAVRLVGVTKTFGQVRAVNGIDLELQPGEVVAFLGPNGAGKTTTIDMILGLSQPTSGTASVLGLKPRDAIARGLVSAVMQTGGLLKDLTVRETVTYTASLFADTLPVDEALANAGISAIADRKVGKCSGGEQQRLRFAMALLPDPALLLLDEPTTGMDVEGRRTFWNAIRKDADQGRTVLFATHYLEEADQYADRIVLISKGRKVADGTGSEIRALAAGRTVRATVPGLDGAVEQSLRALGGVDRIDVRGDQVVVHAKDSDAVARYLLTETGARDLEITSKNLEDAFLSLTGGDQ